The following proteins come from a genomic window of Castor canadensis chromosome 17, mCasCan1.hap1v2, whole genome shotgun sequence:
- the Bfar gene encoding bifunctional apoptosis regulator isoform X1, producing the protein MEEPKQSNLNTTGPEKDDPPTDPCPPISVSEFSCHCCYDILVNPTTLNCGHSFCRHCLALWWVSSKKTECPECREKWEGFPKVNILLRDAIEKLFPDAIRMRREDIQQNNDIVQSLAAFQKYGNEQIPSAANTGRVNQQRGGGFFSGVLTALTGVAVVLLVYHWSSRDSEHDLLVHKAVAKWTAEEVIIWLEQLGPWASLYRDRFLSERVNGRLLLTLTEEEFSRAPYTIENSSHRRAILMELERVKALGVKPPQNLWEYKAVNPGRSLFLLYALKSSPRLGLLYLYLFDYTDTFLPFLHTICPLQEDGSGSTSGSGDHILSKLLDLREPTWKQWREFLVKYSFLPYQLIAEFAWDWLEVHYWTSRFLIVNAMLLSVLELFSFWRIWSRSELKTVPQRMWSHFWKVSTQGLFVAMFWPLIPQFVCNCLFYWALYFNPIINIDLVVKEVRRLETQVL; encoded by the exons ATGGAGGAGCCCAAGCAAAGTAACCTGAACACAACAGGCCCGGAGAAGGACGACCCTCCCACAGACCCCTGCCCTCCAATCTCTGTTAGTGAGTTTTCTTGCCACTGCTGTTATGACATCCTGGTTAACCCCACCACCTTGAACTGTGGGCATAGCTTCTGCCGGCACTGCCTCGCTCTGTGGTGGGTGTCTTCGAAGAAAACCGAGTGTCCAGAATGCAGAGAAAAGTGGGAAGGTTTCCCCAAGGTCAACATTCTCCTCAG GGATGCCATTGAAAAGTTATTTCCTGATGCCATTAGAATGAGACGTGAAGACATTCAGCAAAATAATGACATAGTCCAAAGTCTCGCAGCCTTTCAAAAATACGGGAACGAACAGATTCCTTCAGCTGCCAACACAGGCCGAGTGAACCAGCAGAGAGGAGGGGGGTTCTTCTCCGGGGTGCTCACAGCTTTAACTGGTGTAGCA GTGGTCCTGCTAGTGTATCACTGGAGCAGCAGGGACTCCGAGCACGACCTCCTGGTCCACAAGGCTGTGGCCAAATGGACCGCAGAAGAAGTCATCATCTGGCTAGAGCAGCTGGGCCCATGGGCCTCTCTCTACAGAGACAGGTTTTTATCCGAAAGAGTAAATGGAAG ATTGCTTTTAACTTTGACAGAGGAAGAATTTTCCAGGGCACCATATACCATAGAAAACAGCAGCCACAGAAGAGCCATCCTCATGGAGCTGGAGCGCGTGAAAGCACTAGGTGTGAAGCCACCCCAAAATCTCTGGGAATATAAG GCCGTAAACCCGGGCAGATCCTTGTTCCTGCTGTATGCCCTCAAGAGCTCTCCAAGGCTCGGTTTGCTGTACCTATACCTGTTTGACTACACAGacaccttcctccccttcctccacaCCATATGCCCTCTACAGGAAGACGGCTCCGGCTCCACCTCTGGCTCTGGGGACCACATCCTCAGTAAGCTCCTG GACCTGAGAGAGCCCACGTGGAAGCAGTGGCGAGAGTTCCTTGTCAAATACTCCTTCCTTCCCTACCAGCTCATAGCCgagtttgcctgggactggctggAGGTCCATTACTGGACATCGAGGTTTCTCATTGTCAATGCCATGTTACTGTCAGTTCTGGAATTATTCTCCTTTTGGAGGATCTGGTCAAGAAGTGAGCTGAA GACAGTACCTCAGAGGATGTGGAGCCACTTTTGGAAAGTGTCAACGCAGGGGCTTTTCGTGGCCATGTTCTGGCCCCTCATTCCTCAGTTTGTTTGCAACTGTCTGTTTTACTGGGCCCTGTACTTCAACCCAATTATTAATATTGATCTTGTGGTTAAGGAAGTCCGACGGCTGGAAACCCAAGTGTTGTGA
- the Bfar gene encoding bifunctional apoptosis regulator isoform X3: MEEPKQSNLNTTGPEKDDPPTDPCPPISVSEFSCHCCYDILVNPTTLNCGHSFCRHCLALWWVSSKKTECPECREKWEGFPKVNILLRDAIEKLFPDAIRMRREDIQQNNDIVQSLAAFQKYGNEQIPSAANTGRVNQQRGGGFFSGVLTALTGVAVVLLVYHWSSRDSEHDLLVHKAVAKWTAEEVIIWLEQLGPWASLYRDRFLSERVNGRLLLTLTEEEFSRAPYTIENSSHRRAILMELERVKALGVKPPQNLWEYKDLREPTWKQWREFLVKYSFLPYQLIAEFAWDWLEVHYWTSRFLIVNAMLLSVLELFSFWRIWSRSELKTVPQRMWSHFWKVSTQGLFVAMFWPLIPQFVCNCLFYWALYFNPIINIDLVVKEVRRLETQVL, encoded by the exons ATGGAGGAGCCCAAGCAAAGTAACCTGAACACAACAGGCCCGGAGAAGGACGACCCTCCCACAGACCCCTGCCCTCCAATCTCTGTTAGTGAGTTTTCTTGCCACTGCTGTTATGACATCCTGGTTAACCCCACCACCTTGAACTGTGGGCATAGCTTCTGCCGGCACTGCCTCGCTCTGTGGTGGGTGTCTTCGAAGAAAACCGAGTGTCCAGAATGCAGAGAAAAGTGGGAAGGTTTCCCCAAGGTCAACATTCTCCTCAG GGATGCCATTGAAAAGTTATTTCCTGATGCCATTAGAATGAGACGTGAAGACATTCAGCAAAATAATGACATAGTCCAAAGTCTCGCAGCCTTTCAAAAATACGGGAACGAACAGATTCCTTCAGCTGCCAACACAGGCCGAGTGAACCAGCAGAGAGGAGGGGGGTTCTTCTCCGGGGTGCTCACAGCTTTAACTGGTGTAGCA GTGGTCCTGCTAGTGTATCACTGGAGCAGCAGGGACTCCGAGCACGACCTCCTGGTCCACAAGGCTGTGGCCAAATGGACCGCAGAAGAAGTCATCATCTGGCTAGAGCAGCTGGGCCCATGGGCCTCTCTCTACAGAGACAGGTTTTTATCCGAAAGAGTAAATGGAAG ATTGCTTTTAACTTTGACAGAGGAAGAATTTTCCAGGGCACCATATACCATAGAAAACAGCAGCCACAGAAGAGCCATCCTCATGGAGCTGGAGCGCGTGAAAGCACTAGGTGTGAAGCCACCCCAAAATCTCTGGGAATATAAG GACCTGAGAGAGCCCACGTGGAAGCAGTGGCGAGAGTTCCTTGTCAAATACTCCTTCCTTCCCTACCAGCTCATAGCCgagtttgcctgggactggctggAGGTCCATTACTGGACATCGAGGTTTCTCATTGTCAATGCCATGTTACTGTCAGTTCTGGAATTATTCTCCTTTTGGAGGATCTGGTCAAGAAGTGAGCTGAA GACAGTACCTCAGAGGATGTGGAGCCACTTTTGGAAAGTGTCAACGCAGGGGCTTTTCGTGGCCATGTTCTGGCCCCTCATTCCTCAGTTTGTTTGCAACTGTCTGTTTTACTGGGCCCTGTACTTCAACCCAATTATTAATATTGATCTTGTGGTTAAGGAAGTCCGACGGCTGGAAACCCAAGTGTTGTGA
- the Bfar gene encoding bifunctional apoptosis regulator isoform X2: MEEPKQSNLNTTGPEKDDPPTDPCPPISVSEFSCHCCYDILVNPTTLNCGHSFCRHCLALWWVSSKKTECPECREKWEGFPKVNILLRDAIEKLFPDAIRMRREDIQQNNDIVQSLAAFQKYGNEQIPSAANTGRVNQQRGGGFFSGVLTALTGVAVVLLVYHWSSRDSEHDLLVHKAVAKWTAEEVIIWLEQLGPWASLYRDRFLSERVNGRLLLTLTEEEFSRAPYTIENSSHRRAILMELERVKALGVKPPQNLWEYKAVNPGRSLFLLYALKSSPRLGLLYLYLFDYTDTFLPFLHTICPLQEDGSGSTSGSGDHILSKLLDLREPTWKQWREFLVKYSFLPYQLIAEFAWDWLEVHYWTSRFLIVNAMLLSVLELFSFWRIWSRSELKLAEVLKAPGKEKDALSASSFHLVPPCPFCNSLHVIPFLNF, encoded by the exons ATGGAGGAGCCCAAGCAAAGTAACCTGAACACAACAGGCCCGGAGAAGGACGACCCTCCCACAGACCCCTGCCCTCCAATCTCTGTTAGTGAGTTTTCTTGCCACTGCTGTTATGACATCCTGGTTAACCCCACCACCTTGAACTGTGGGCATAGCTTCTGCCGGCACTGCCTCGCTCTGTGGTGGGTGTCTTCGAAGAAAACCGAGTGTCCAGAATGCAGAGAAAAGTGGGAAGGTTTCCCCAAGGTCAACATTCTCCTCAG GGATGCCATTGAAAAGTTATTTCCTGATGCCATTAGAATGAGACGTGAAGACATTCAGCAAAATAATGACATAGTCCAAAGTCTCGCAGCCTTTCAAAAATACGGGAACGAACAGATTCCTTCAGCTGCCAACACAGGCCGAGTGAACCAGCAGAGAGGAGGGGGGTTCTTCTCCGGGGTGCTCACAGCTTTAACTGGTGTAGCA GTGGTCCTGCTAGTGTATCACTGGAGCAGCAGGGACTCCGAGCACGACCTCCTGGTCCACAAGGCTGTGGCCAAATGGACCGCAGAAGAAGTCATCATCTGGCTAGAGCAGCTGGGCCCATGGGCCTCTCTCTACAGAGACAGGTTTTTATCCGAAAGAGTAAATGGAAG ATTGCTTTTAACTTTGACAGAGGAAGAATTTTCCAGGGCACCATATACCATAGAAAACAGCAGCCACAGAAGAGCCATCCTCATGGAGCTGGAGCGCGTGAAAGCACTAGGTGTGAAGCCACCCCAAAATCTCTGGGAATATAAG GCCGTAAACCCGGGCAGATCCTTGTTCCTGCTGTATGCCCTCAAGAGCTCTCCAAGGCTCGGTTTGCTGTACCTATACCTGTTTGACTACACAGacaccttcctccccttcctccacaCCATATGCCCTCTACAGGAAGACGGCTCCGGCTCCACCTCTGGCTCTGGGGACCACATCCTCAGTAAGCTCCTG GACCTGAGAGAGCCCACGTGGAAGCAGTGGCGAGAGTTCCTTGTCAAATACTCCTTCCTTCCCTACCAGCTCATAGCCgagtttgcctgggactggctggAGGTCCATTACTGGACATCGAGGTTTCTCATTGTCAATGCCATGTTACTGTCAGTTCTGGAATTATTCTCCTTTTGGAGGATCTGGTCAAGAAGTGAGCTGAA GTTAGCggaggttttaaaagcacctggaaaagagaaagacgctctctctgcttccagcttccacctggtcccaccatgtCCATTTTGTAATTCCCTCCATGTAATTCccttccttaacttttaa